One part of the Natronosalvus amylolyticus genome encodes these proteins:
- the ilvA gene encoding threonine ammonia-lyase: MTESPSSGRDDEGPLVTATDVRKARKRLDDRSIVQRTPIDNSRSISRLVGGDVRLKMEHLQRTGSFKTRGAYNKLQRLRDRDEVERVVAASAGNHAQGVALAAQKTGLPATIVMPKNAPQAKVDATRGYGAEVVLEGIDFPAAVAHARELSERAGSEFVHAFDDPDIVAGQGTLGFEILEDVPDVDTIIAPIGGGGLIGGIGAAVAESNPDVRLVGVQAESMATVPDSLQKGRPQSTDGSTIADGIATGGISNLTFDLIEAHVDEVVTVTDEELAHGILVLLERAKQLVEGAGAAPVAAILGGHVDVDDETVVALLSGGNLDMTMLDTLMTYELTSRSQHIRLEVRIQDEPGVMGELANVIAAQSANIRTVDHVRSDDRLDVGEAFLEFLVETSGRGHEMHIRDAIAETGYEVQRVN; this comes from the coding sequence ATGACGGAGTCACCATCATCCGGACGGGACGATGAGGGTCCACTGGTGACCGCAACGGACGTTCGGAAGGCCAGAAAACGGCTCGACGACAGGTCTATCGTGCAGCGGACGCCGATCGATAACAGTCGGTCGATAAGCCGTCTCGTTGGCGGCGATGTCCGACTCAAGATGGAGCATTTACAGCGGACCGGTTCGTTCAAAACCCGCGGCGCGTACAACAAGCTACAGCGACTGCGTGATCGTGACGAGGTCGAACGCGTCGTGGCTGCAAGTGCGGGCAATCACGCCCAGGGCGTCGCACTGGCCGCCCAGAAGACCGGGCTGCCGGCAACTATCGTGATGCCAAAGAACGCACCACAGGCGAAAGTCGATGCTACTCGAGGGTACGGGGCGGAAGTAGTCCTCGAAGGTATCGACTTTCCAGCAGCAGTGGCTCACGCACGCGAGCTTTCGGAACGAGCGGGGTCTGAGTTCGTACACGCCTTCGACGACCCCGACATCGTCGCTGGGCAGGGAACCCTCGGGTTCGAAATCCTCGAGGACGTTCCCGACGTTGATACCATCATCGCCCCGATTGGCGGTGGCGGATTGATCGGTGGCATCGGGGCCGCAGTCGCCGAATCTAACCCCGACGTTCGGCTGGTTGGCGTGCAAGCCGAATCCATGGCAACCGTCCCTGATAGTCTCCAGAAGGGGCGTCCACAGTCGACCGACGGGTCGACCATCGCCGATGGAATTGCTACGGGCGGTATCTCGAATCTTACATTCGACCTGATCGAGGCGCACGTCGACGAGGTCGTCACTGTTACCGACGAAGAACTGGCACACGGCATCCTCGTCTTACTCGAGCGAGCGAAACAACTCGTTGAGGGAGCAGGTGCTGCCCCGGTCGCAGCGATTCTGGGTGGCCACGTCGACGTCGACGATGAAACCGTCGTGGCCCTCCTCTCAGGTGGGAACCTCGACATGACGATGCTCGACACCCTGATGACGTACGAACTCACGTCTCGCAGCCAACACATCCGTCTCGAGGTCCGTATCCAGGACGAACCCGGCGTCATGGGAGAACTGGCAAACGTCATCGCCGCCCAAAGTGCCAACATTCGAACCGTCGATCACGTTCGGTCCGACGACCGACTCGACGTTGGCGAAGCGTTTCTCGAGTTTCTCGTCGAGACGAGTGGCCGCGGCCACGAGATGCATATCCGCGACGCTATCGCCGAAACCGGCTACGAAGTACAGCGCGTGAACTAA
- a CDS encoding amidohydrolase, giving the protein MTFHEVFDAIERDRPILERMAREIWESPELGLHEERSAALLREALADEGFDLEVGIGGMPTAFIATYGEGDATVGILGEYDALPGLSQRVCAERDPVEEGEPGHGCGHNLFGVAGVGAALGVKRKIEDGDLEGTIKFFGCPAEETLVGKVFMARAGAFDDLDAALTWHPGDVSTPRFGRTLAMDSIQFCYDGIAAHASVSPESGRSALDAVSLLNTGVEYAREHLPDSTRIHYVITDGGEAPNVVPSSATVWYYVRAPTRGEVEFASDWLGDIAAGAARMTRTDLTRRDVTGCWDYLPNRVITDAIWETMTELGSIEFADEDLAFAEELQGTLAETQLETTLEDVPDEHVRAMSQDPLYGVPVPAHDDNSISGGSTDVGDVSWIVPTGQFRAATWPVGTPAHSWQAVAANGDFGIEGGIYAAKVLAGTAILLLDTPSRLELAQSAFRDSTGDRSYESPVDEGTEPPFDITAG; this is encoded by the coding sequence GTGACGTTTCACGAGGTTTTCGATGCGATAGAACGAGACCGACCGATACTCGAGCGAATGGCTCGAGAGATATGGGAATCACCGGAACTGGGGCTGCACGAAGAACGCTCTGCCGCACTATTACGAGAAGCGTTAGCCGACGAAGGATTCGACCTCGAGGTCGGCATCGGCGGTATGCCGACGGCGTTTATCGCGACGTACGGTGAGGGCGACGCGACCGTCGGTATCCTGGGGGAGTACGATGCACTCCCCGGCCTTTCACAACGCGTCTGTGCGGAGCGCGACCCGGTCGAGGAAGGCGAACCGGGACATGGCTGTGGTCACAATCTCTTCGGTGTGGCCGGTGTTGGCGCAGCCCTCGGTGTAAAACGGAAAATCGAGGATGGAGATCTGGAAGGGACGATCAAATTCTTCGGCTGTCCGGCCGAAGAAACACTCGTCGGCAAGGTGTTTATGGCTCGAGCGGGTGCCTTCGACGACCTCGATGCGGCGCTCACCTGGCATCCCGGAGACGTGAGTACACCACGGTTCGGTCGAACGCTCGCGATGGACTCTATACAGTTTTGCTACGATGGAATTGCAGCACACGCCAGCGTCAGCCCGGAATCGGGTCGAAGCGCGCTTGATGCCGTTTCGCTGCTCAACACCGGCGTCGAGTACGCCCGGGAGCACCTCCCCGACTCGACGCGCATCCACTACGTGATCACCGATGGCGGTGAAGCGCCGAACGTGGTCCCTTCGTCGGCGACCGTCTGGTACTACGTTCGGGCCCCGACCAGGGGTGAGGTCGAATTTGCCAGCGACTGGCTTGGCGATATCGCTGCCGGCGCAGCGCGCATGACGCGCACCGATCTCACTCGACGAGATGTGACCGGGTGCTGGGATTACCTCCCAAATCGGGTCATCACCGATGCCATCTGGGAGACGATGACCGAACTCGGTTCGATCGAATTCGCAGACGAGGACCTGGCGTTCGCCGAGGAGCTACAGGGGACGCTCGCTGAAACCCAACTCGAGACGACCCTCGAAGATGTCCCCGACGAACACGTCCGTGCGATGAGCCAGGACCCACTGTATGGCGTCCCAGTTCCAGCGCATGACGATAACTCGATTTCCGGCGGCTCGACCGACGTAGGCGACGTTAGCTGGATCGTCCCGACCGGACAGTTCCGAGCGGCGACCTGGCCAGTCGGTACCCCCGCTCATAGCTGGCAGGCGGTTGCTGCCAACGGAGATTTCGGTATCGAAGGGGGTATTTACGCAGCAAAAGTCCTCGCCGGGACCGCTATTTTGTTGCTCGACACTCCCTCGAGACTCGAGCTCGCCCAGTCGGCCTTTCGGGATTCGACTGGAGACCGCTCTTACGAGTCACCGGTGGATGAGGGTACAGAGCCACCGTTCGACATCACTGCGGGGTGA
- a CDS encoding zinc-binding dehydrogenase, which yields MTSNPTAVFTDVETSTIEDRPVPDPGPEQVLIRSDRTLVSTGTELTILSGDVPPGSDWDQHIEYPFTPGYNNIGTVVEVGDDVETVTEGQRVATYGSHARYVCTGASACRPIPDGVTDDEAVFFTIAEIVSNGIRRSELTWGESAVVYGLGLLGQLAVRLCHAAGARPVIGVDVADSRLEYLPDEPGIVGVNPLEEDAEEIVRNANGGSLADVVFELTGNPDVIINEFDVLRDQGRFVVLSSPRGETPMDFHDYCNLPSYTIIGAHNSSHPSVATPDTPWTQHRHAEIYFDLVNDGTLEVESLVSHTEPYEEAPRLYDELLEDRSKAMGVVLEW from the coding sequence ATGACAAGCAATCCAACTGCCGTATTCACCGACGTCGAGACGTCAACGATCGAAGACCGACCCGTTCCCGACCCGGGTCCCGAACAGGTACTCATCCGTTCGGACCGGACGCTCGTGAGTACCGGAACCGAACTGACGATTCTCTCTGGAGACGTGCCGCCTGGATCGGACTGGGATCAGCACATCGAGTATCCGTTCACACCCGGATACAACAATATCGGAACCGTCGTCGAAGTCGGCGATGACGTCGAAACCGTCACGGAAGGACAACGCGTTGCGACGTATGGTTCCCACGCACGCTACGTCTGTACCGGCGCGAGTGCCTGCCGACCGATTCCCGATGGCGTAACCGACGACGAGGCAGTCTTCTTTACGATCGCCGAAATCGTGAGCAACGGTATCCGTCGAAGTGAGCTCACGTGGGGCGAGTCGGCCGTCGTGTACGGACTCGGGTTGCTCGGCCAGCTAGCCGTGCGACTCTGTCATGCAGCCGGTGCGCGCCCCGTTATCGGCGTCGACGTCGCCGATTCGAGACTCGAGTACCTGCCCGATGAACCCGGTATCGTCGGCGTCAACCCGCTCGAGGAGGACGCCGAAGAAATCGTTCGAAACGCAAACGGCGGCAGCCTGGCAGACGTCGTTTTCGAACTCACGGGCAATCCGGACGTCATCATCAATGAGTTCGACGTGCTGCGGGATCAGGGGCGTTTCGTCGTCCTGAGCAGCCCACGCGGCGAAACGCCGATGGACTTCCACGATTACTGTAACCTGCCGAGTTACACCATCATCGGCGCACACAACTCTTCACACCCGTCCGTCGCAACGCCAGATACTCCCTGGACCCAGCACCGACACGCGGAGATTTACTTCGACCTCGTGAACGACGGCACGCTCGAGGTCGAATCGCTCGTCAGTCACACCGAACCCTACGAGGAAGCACCACGGCTGTACGACGAACTGCTCGAGGACCGTTCGAAAGCGATGGGCGTCGTCCTCGAGTGGTAG
- a CDS encoding dipeptidase — protein sequence MDDSVYEQYADSMDEGLFDLSTAEERRAKTLHEEAIVIDGCVPTTAYLDDPTYRDHLQRGGVTAAAITAASRVAYPEATRKVERIRGLVAEHDDAFTMAESAADIRAAKRADKTAILLALQDTMPIIPMDRMILEGGLEFLQAFDRLGVRVIQLTYNSLNYVGAGCCERVDPGLSNFGQNLVEELNRLGIVIDLSHCGDRTTMEAIEHSAEPVVCTHAGARALSNLERNKTDEQIEAIGAGGGVVGVSVFPPTVKSHPDTHEVQESTIHDVLDHVDHVVDVAGVDHVAFGSDMSDQSLDRGTTPPYAAYRNFRPDFPAVYGRGPIDHYEPFPRGLHRHTKLPNLTRGLVTRGYSDDEIRKILGGNLLRVFETVR from the coding sequence ATGGACGATTCTGTATACGAGCAGTACGCTGACTCGATGGACGAGGGGCTTTTCGACCTGTCCACGGCCGAGGAACGTCGCGCCAAAACACTACACGAGGAAGCCATTGTAATCGACGGCTGTGTTCCAACGACTGCGTACCTCGATGATCCGACCTATCGAGATCACCTGCAGCGCGGTGGTGTGACCGCAGCAGCCATCACCGCGGCGAGCAGAGTCGCCTACCCGGAAGCAACACGCAAGGTAGAACGAATCCGAGGCCTGGTCGCCGAACACGACGATGCGTTCACGATGGCGGAATCTGCTGCCGATATCCGTGCCGCAAAACGTGCCGACAAAACGGCCATCTTGCTTGCGTTACAGGATACGATGCCGATAATTCCGATGGATCGAATGATTCTCGAGGGTGGACTGGAGTTCCTCCAGGCGTTCGACCGACTGGGCGTTCGAGTGATACAACTCACGTATAATTCGCTCAATTACGTCGGTGCTGGCTGCTGTGAGCGCGTCGACCCCGGACTTTCTAACTTTGGGCAAAATCTCGTGGAGGAACTCAACCGGCTTGGAATCGTGATCGACCTCTCACACTGTGGGGATCGAACGACGATGGAGGCAATCGAACACTCGGCTGAACCTGTCGTCTGTACCCACGCCGGCGCTCGAGCGTTGAGTAACCTCGAGCGAAACAAAACTGATGAGCAGATCGAAGCCATCGGGGCAGGGGGCGGCGTTGTCGGCGTTAGTGTCTTCCCGCCGACCGTGAAGTCACACCCGGACACCCACGAGGTCCAGGAGTCGACGATTCACGACGTTCTCGATCACGTCGACCACGTCGTCGACGTCGCTGGGGTTGATCACGTTGCGTTCGGGAGTGATATGAGTGACCAATCACTCGACCGCGGAACGACGCCTCCGTACGCTGCGTATCGCAACTTCAGGCCCGACTTCCCGGCCGTGTACGGTCGCGGCCCGATCGACCACTACGAACCGTTTCCACGCGGCCTCCACCGTCACACGAAACTCCCCAATCTCACCCGTGGACTGGTTACCCGGGGATACTCCGACGACGAAATCAGGAAGATACTCGGCGGAAACCTACTCCGCGTCTTCGAAACCGTTCGCTGA
- a CDS encoding ABC transporter ATP-binding protein, whose product MATIDTTADRSRNSGDPIVEMRDTTVQFGMDRGVSRVLDGVSMDIEREEILGIVGESGSGKSMFASALLDAVVPPGELSGEITYHPRDGEPVDVLNLSSEELRLLRWEEISMVFQGAMSSWNPTLKIKGHFIETLQAHSFDVDEGMERAHQLLSDLYLDSDRVLDSYPHELSGGMKQRALIALSMVLEPEVLVMDEPTAALDLLMQRSILKLLKEVKEKYEITLIFITHDLPLVAELADRLAVMYAFEFVEVGSTDDILSGASHPYTRALLNSTPNLSTSVNTMTAIEGSSPDPVDTPEGCSYHPRCSLATEDCRTTAPDFHDSGPGHLTACYHWQDAADEIPFNREISNPDDSSVSSISSDVRPRRDPDEEPVLELEDLEVHFGMNEGLFNFWRESQTVRAVDGISLTIPENESVALIGESGCGKTTFGKTAIGLQRPTGGSVKYRGQDIWDANDGTGKIDIAWRNIRRALQIIHQDPGSSLNPNKRVEHLLNIPLKKWQRELNHEDRRARILGMLEHVGMSPPEDYANRFPHQLSGGEKQRVALIRALLMNPDVILADESISALDVSLRIEMMDLFLELQNQFNTSFIFISHDLSNARYLTEKSDGLIGIMYLGELVEIGPAKQIIEDPRHPYTKALRWATPDLLPDNDEGEMPMTKIDIPDPKDPPSGCRFHTRCPEAREACARASPEAIEVNPEQHVACFREDDTHEYWQSEPWSEETAADDAASGAEADD is encoded by the coding sequence AACTATAGATACGACAGCAGACCGTTCACGGAATAGCGGCGATCCAATTGTAGAAATGCGCGATACAACGGTCCAGTTCGGTATGGACCGAGGGGTTTCGCGTGTACTCGATGGGGTCAGTATGGATATCGAACGGGAGGAAATTCTCGGCATTGTCGGAGAGTCCGGATCGGGGAAATCGATGTTCGCTTCGGCATTGCTCGATGCGGTGGTTCCACCGGGAGAACTCTCGGGAGAGATTACGTACCACCCGAGAGATGGCGAGCCGGTCGACGTTCTCAACCTCTCGTCTGAGGAGCTTCGGTTGCTCCGGTGGGAGGAGATTTCGATGGTGTTCCAGGGTGCGATGAGCTCGTGGAATCCAACGTTAAAAATCAAAGGGCACTTCATCGAAACGCTCCAGGCACACAGTTTCGACGTCGATGAAGGAATGGAACGAGCACACCAGTTGCTCTCAGACCTGTATCTCGACTCCGACCGGGTGCTCGATTCGTATCCACACGAACTGAGTGGTGGGATGAAACAGCGGGCGCTAATTGCGTTGAGTATGGTTCTCGAGCCCGAGGTGCTCGTGATGGACGAACCGACGGCGGCGCTCGACTTGCTCATGCAGCGGTCAATCCTGAAACTGCTCAAAGAGGTCAAAGAAAAGTACGAAATCACGCTTATCTTCATCACGCACGACCTGCCGCTAGTCGCTGAACTGGCTGACAGGCTTGCGGTGATGTACGCCTTCGAGTTCGTCGAGGTCGGCTCGACAGACGACATTCTCAGCGGTGCTTCACATCCGTACACTCGCGCGTTGTTGAATTCGACGCCCAACCTTTCGACCAGTGTCAATACGATGACGGCGATCGAAGGCTCGAGCCCCGACCCGGTGGATACGCCCGAGGGCTGTTCGTACCATCCCCGTTGTTCGCTGGCAACGGAGGATTGCCGAACCACTGCGCCAGACTTCCACGATTCCGGGCCTGGCCATCTGACGGCGTGTTATCACTGGCAAGATGCAGCAGACGAGATACCGTTCAATCGGGAGATTTCAAATCCTGATGACTCATCTGTGTCGTCTATCAGTTCGGACGTCCGTCCACGCCGCGATCCGGACGAGGAACCGGTTTTGGAACTCGAAGACCTCGAAGTTCACTTCGGAATGAACGAGGGACTTTTCAATTTCTGGCGTGAATCCCAAACTGTTCGAGCGGTCGACGGCATTTCGCTCACGATTCCGGAAAACGAATCCGTCGCGTTGATAGGCGAGTCGGGATGTGGAAAAACGACCTTCGGGAAAACCGCTATCGGCCTCCAGCGACCGACCGGTGGCAGCGTCAAGTACCGAGGACAAGACATCTGGGACGCTAACGATGGAACGGGAAAAATCGATATCGCGTGGCGGAACATCCGCCGAGCTTTACAGATTATTCACCAGGACCCCGGGAGTTCGCTCAATCCCAACAAGCGAGTTGAACACCTGCTGAACATTCCACTGAAAAAGTGGCAGCGCGAACTCAACCACGAAGACCGGCGAGCACGCATCCTGGGCATGCTCGAACACGTCGGAATGAGCCCGCCTGAAGACTATGCTAACCGCTTTCCACATCAACTCTCGGGCGGAGAAAAACAGCGTGTCGCATTAATCCGTGCACTCTTAATGAACCCCGACGTTATTCTCGCTGATGAGTCTATCAGTGCGCTCGACGTCTCACTGCGTATCGAGATGATGGATCTCTTCCTCGAGTTGCAAAACCAGTTCAACACCTCGTTTATTTTCATCTCGCACGACCTCTCGAACGCTCGGTATCTGACGGAGAAGTCCGACGGGCTCATCGGTATCATGTATCTGGGTGAACTCGTCGAAATCGGTCCGGCCAAACAGATCATCGAAGATCCGCGTCACCCGTACACGAAAGCGCTGCGGTGGGCAACGCCAGACCTGCTTCCGGATAACGACGAAGGGGAGATGCCGATGACAAAAATTGACATTCCGGATCCAAAGGACCCACCATCGGGTTGCCGGTTCCACACGCGCTGTCCGGAAGCCCGTGAGGCCTGTGCTCGAGCGTCGCCGGAGGCCATCGAAGTGAATCCCGAGCAACACGTTGCCTGCTTCCGAGAAGACGACACACACGAGTACTGGCAAAGTGAGCCGTGGTCGGAAGAAACGGCTGCAGACGACGCCGCTTCGGGAGCCGAGGCTGACGACTGA
- a CDS encoding neutral/alkaline non-lysosomal ceramidase N-terminal domain-containing protein → MPPHEARISACSVTTDITPSSPVPMSGYGARSGLSTGVNDPLSATALVLDDGASTIAIVSIDVLNVSRELTRAVRRSLEGNGLHLDELLLAATHTHAGPYVPSRALDASPVLRTEIDVSAYLTELQASLVDAITEAYEELETASVRIGHAHEENVQVNRRAEGGVGGNVRVPDGPIDPDVTALLVETGPGDRTLVYSFACHPVCTTGEETLLSADWPGYARKRIEDEHPDLEVLYLNGAAGDINPRDAGTSRSGAEVYEYMEHVGSQVGDAALRALADAESGPTQQIERSPIRIDSATVTFPVKATPPVDVLQKRIESLESTLQRLEADGDETGYAKVNWDKRYAEELLAIAEWDATCLPNRLPYVTIGDLGILGMPGEVLVRHGLELQDRADVTTLIPAGYVNDYVGYLPTLADLENIGYEVRTMKLAPEAIVEFREKALGLVAPER, encoded by the coding sequence ATGCCTCCACACGAAGCGCGTATCTCGGCTTGCAGTGTCACAACGGATATCACGCCGTCGAGCCCAGTCCCCATGAGCGGCTACGGCGCACGAAGCGGGCTTTCAACGGGTGTAAATGATCCCCTCTCGGCCACCGCGCTCGTGCTGGACGATGGAGCGAGTACTATCGCAATCGTTTCTATCGACGTCCTCAACGTCTCGAGAGAACTGACTCGAGCCGTACGGCGGTCGCTCGAAGGAAACGGTCTCCATCTCGACGAACTGCTCCTCGCGGCAACACACACTCACGCGGGACCGTACGTCCCGTCGCGGGCGCTCGATGCATCACCAGTGTTACGTACTGAAATCGACGTTTCTGCGTATCTCACGGAGCTACAGGCGTCGCTCGTCGACGCCATCACCGAGGCCTACGAGGAGCTCGAAACGGCGAGCGTGCGGATCGGTCACGCACACGAAGAGAACGTCCAGGTGAACAGGCGTGCGGAGGGCGGCGTCGGTGGAAACGTCCGTGTGCCGGATGGACCAATCGATCCCGATGTGACAGCACTGCTCGTCGAAACCGGACCCGGAGATCGAACCCTCGTCTACTCATTTGCGTGTCACCCGGTCTGTACAACCGGGGAAGAAACACTGCTATCAGCAGACTGGCCCGGGTACGCACGGAAGCGAATCGAAGACGAGCATCCCGATCTCGAGGTACTCTACCTCAACGGTGCAGCGGGCGATATCAATCCTCGAGACGCGGGCACATCTCGGTCTGGTGCTGAAGTATACGAGTACATGGAGCACGTTGGGTCACAGGTTGGTGACGCTGCGCTTCGCGCACTTGCGGATGCCGAATCAGGACCCACTCAGCAGATAGAGCGGTCACCGATTCGAATCGATTCGGCAACCGTTACGTTCCCGGTCAAAGCAACACCTCCTGTCGATGTGCTCCAGAAGCGAATCGAATCCCTCGAATCAACCCTCCAGCGTCTCGAAGCCGACGGTGATGAAACAGGCTACGCGAAGGTCAACTGGGACAAACGCTACGCCGAGGAGTTGCTGGCTATCGCAGAATGGGACGCCACCTGTCTCCCGAATCGGCTTCCCTACGTCACGATCGGTGACCTCGGAATCCTTGGAATGCCTGGGGAGGTGCTCGTCCGCCACGGCCTCGAGTTACAAGATCGTGCTGACGTAACGACGTTGATACCGGCCGGATACGTCAACGATTACGTCGGCTACCTGCCGACGCTCGCCGATCTCGAAAATATCGGCTACGAGGTTCGAACGATGAAACTCGCACCGGAAGCGATCGTCGAGTTCCGGGAGAAAGCACTGGGTCTCGTTGCACCGGAGCGATAG
- a CDS encoding sugar phosphate isomerase/epimerase family protein, with the protein MVRTAIQLQTLESLPEGLQDTIARVGETALDGVEFAGIEGATPVEIADALDDADLEPIGAHVQLDALEQKYDDIIAAYETIGCRRLIESGRHVESFTSVEAVEAFVDRLETVANRLQSDGFELLYHNDMIEFDTLENEVAFNVFTASLDQSISLEIDTGLAQYAGVDPLSLLSQHAGRVPLVHLTDSVPGGAATLNVELGAGELDVNGCVETARNSDVEWIVYEHSMTSDPIDSLTHAETRLSYLCHGADGTGLAQSVSTTD; encoded by the coding sequence ATGGTACGAACCGCAATTCAGTTACAGACGCTGGAATCTCTCCCGGAGGGTCTCCAGGACACGATCGCTCGAGTCGGCGAGACTGCACTCGACGGTGTCGAATTTGCCGGAATAGAAGGCGCCACACCGGTCGAAATCGCCGACGCGCTCGATGACGCCGACCTCGAGCCGATCGGCGCGCACGTCCAACTCGACGCCCTCGAGCAGAAGTACGACGATATCATTGCGGCCTACGAGACCATCGGTTGTCGACGTCTGATCGAATCTGGGCGGCACGTCGAGTCGTTTACATCGGTCGAAGCGGTCGAAGCGTTTGTCGATCGGCTCGAAACAGTTGCCAATCGGTTGCAATCGGACGGGTTCGAACTCCTGTATCACAACGATATGATCGAATTCGATACGCTCGAAAACGAGGTCGCATTCAACGTGTTCACTGCCTCGCTGGATCAGTCGATTTCGCTCGAAATCGATACCGGCCTCGCGCAGTATGCTGGCGTCGATCCGCTTTCACTCCTCTCACAGCACGCTGGTCGAGTACCGCTCGTCCACCTCACCGATTCGGTTCCCGGTGGTGCCGCGACGCTCAACGTCGAACTTGGAGCTGGTGAGCTCGACGTGAACGGATGTGTAGAAACGGCCAGAAACTCGGACGTCGAATGGATCGTGTACGAACACAGCATGACGAGTGACCCGATTGACTCGCTCACTCACGCTGAAACGAGGCTGTCGTACCTCTGTCACGGTGCCGATGGAACTGGGCTGGCGCAGTCGGTGTCGACCACAGATTAG
- a CDS encoding HpcH/HpaI aldolase family protein has translation MGTNLKSGSPVLAEALGYSDLDFLLVDRQHGSPLMEGLEEIVRAADLQDVPVVVRTPVDDTSMITYLLDNGVRGIMLPMVEDVETVREASSHMRYKDGRSLGSYSRAARFGAVPKPRYADYVNEELALLPMIETTAGLDLVDELSSMPEVTALAIGPGDLAWSLGVPYDSEAHHEALDEIFEVAASNDCPVGTFAPAVAHVEQFIDRAAYLIHSSDASITMNYFDELLDDV, from the coding sequence ATGGGAACCAATCTGAAAAGCGGGTCGCCGGTGCTTGCCGAAGCACTCGGGTACAGCGATCTCGATTTCTTGCTGGTGGACCGCCAACACGGCTCGCCGTTGATGGAAGGGCTCGAGGAAATCGTCCGTGCGGCAGACCTGCAAGACGTCCCTGTAGTGGTTCGAACACCAGTAGACGACACGAGCATGATCACGTACCTTCTCGATAATGGCGTACGTGGAATCATGCTTCCGATGGTCGAAGACGTCGAAACCGTACGCGAAGCGAGTTCTCACATGCGGTACAAAGACGGGAGAAGCCTCGGCTCGTACTCTCGCGCCGCCCGATTCGGTGCCGTTCCCAAGCCCCGTTACGCCGACTACGTCAACGAGGAACTCGCCTTGCTCCCGATGATCGAAACCACTGCTGGGCTGGATCTCGTGGACGAACTCTCGAGTATGCCAGAAGTCACGGCGCTCGCAATCGGGCCTGGCGACCTTGCGTGGTCACTCGGTGTCCCCTACGACAGTGAGGCACACCACGAAGCGCTCGACGAGATCTTCGAGGTGGCTGCCTCGAACGACTGCCCAGTCGGAACGTTCGCCCCTGCAGTAGCCCACGTCGAGCAGTTCATCGATCGAGCAGCGTATCTGATCCACAGCTCAGATGCATCCATCACGATGAACTACTTCGACGAATTGCTCGACGACGTATAA